The proteins below come from a single Benincasa hispida cultivar B227 chromosome 4, ASM972705v1, whole genome shotgun sequence genomic window:
- the LOC120075025 gene encoding mitochondrial import receptor subunit TOM20-like produces MEFSQDDFDRLLLFEHARKTAEANYASNPLDADNLTKWGGALLELSQFQSVSDSKNMIKEAVVKLEEALAINPAKHDALWCLGNAHTSHAFLTPDGDEAKIYFDKAHECFQNALDEDPSNELYRKSLEVNAKAPEFHSEIHKHGIGQQSAGPSGGGATAASNPKNNQSSNKKKSSDLKYDIFGWIILAVGIVAWVGMTKSNIPPPPSR; encoded by the exons ATGGAGTTTTCTCAGGATGATTTTGATCGCCTTCTTCTCTTTGAGCACGCTCGAAAAACCGCCGAAGCTAACTACGCCTCCAACCCGCTTGATGCCGAT AATTTGACCAAGTGGGGAGGGGCGTTGCTAGAGTTATCTCAATTTCAGAGTGTTTCTGATTCGAAAAATATGATCAAAG AAGCTGTTGTGAAGCTGGAGGAGGCTTTGGCTATTAATCCCGCGAAGCATGATGCTCTTTGGTGTCTTGGGAATGCTCACACTTCACATGCTTTTCTTACTCCCGACGGGGATGAGGCCAAGATCTATTTTGATAAAGCACACGAGTGTTTCCAGAATGCCCTAGATGAG GATCCTAGTAATGAACTATATCGCAAGTCCCTTGAAGTCAATGCAAAG GCACCCGAGTTTCATTCAGAGATCCACAAGCATGGTATCGGTCAACAGAGTGCAGGGCCTTCAGGTGGGGGAGCTACTGCTGCTTCAAACCCAAAG AATAACCAGAGTTCCAACAAGAAGAAGAGCAGCGATCTAAAGTATGACATATTCGGATGGATCATCCTTGCTGTTGGAATTGTTGCATGGGTTGGAATGACAAAATCCAACATTCCACCTCCTCCTTCGAGGTGA